The window CAGAATCAGTATGCATCTTTCGTTTCATTGGATGTACTATTTCAGTGCAGAGATGAATCATAAGATGCTCGCTGTCCTTTGTTCTCCCTGGCCAGGCCGAGGTGTGTGCAGGCGTCTTGGCTGATGTCATCCGCTGTGTGCTCAGCGGCAGCGATGGATGTGTTCTGGGTTTGGGATGTGCTGATGTGGGTGAGTAATCGGTCGCTGTGAGAGGGCACGGGTTAAAATCTTAAGACGAGAGTGGGACGCTTTTATCTGTGCTAAGGGGCCATCCagctccccctcctcctgcttctctgtCCCACTCTGGCTATCATTCACTCGTCCTTTATCACTTAAACTCCCTGTCTCCGTGTTCTCTCTTACCTATCTCGATACACATGTCCGGCCTCCTCGTTCTTTTGCCGTCTGTCTTTTACTCcatttgtcttttctgtcttgCTGCCATTTCAACTCTTGCATTCATCTTTTACCTGTTACTTTGTAAATAAAAGCCTGTTCATTAATTATACAACATATGTGCTTTTTCAGAGGCTTCCCATTTTGCCTAATAGACATGTCACAATATtgcacagaaagacacaaatattttattttattttgctgtagtGCTGAGCTCAGAGGGGACTGTAAACAAAATGGACTGTAATACGTTGCTATTAGAGAGATGGAACCCTGCACTTAGCATCGGTGAAGGGGTTTAATAGATTTgcagcgcgcacacacacacacacacacacacacacacacacacacacacacacacacacgcatacacacccacacatgcgtatacacacacagggtAAGGACAGGGTCTCCTTGGAGCTGCTTTTTCACATGACGCCACTCTCCGTAAATCTGATTGAATTAGTTGGCCAATAGAAACTACATGTGGCCCACAGCCAGAGGATATCAATCTCCTCCACAGAATACTATTCTCTCTGAATAACGGCAGGCAGCTTGGCCTTTAATTGGAGTAAACCAATTCTCTTATCCTCATTCAATTAGAGTTGGGCTAAGACAAGATATGGTAAAACAGGCCCATAACTCAATACCAATGTGGGGCAAAAGTGCACTCGGAGATACAGTATGGCACCAGTCCATGAAAAAAATcggaatctttttttttttacgggtGCGTTTCTGTAAATCCGCTCCAtctttgtttgtgcatttttctgtattGTGTCTTCTGATTTGTGTAAGCTAGAGCACTTTAGTTATTATGTACATTGATTTATCTTAGCATGAATTTGCTGCATGTGCTATATTGCCCCATACATATGTGTTCATCTAGAAGtgtagcatgtgtgtgtgtatttatgtgtgcatACCCAATTTTCCATGCACTGGAGTCCTTGTCATTGCAACtattgaaacaaataaaaaacaactacagtCTCCAGCCACACTAGCATGAGGTTGTTCTTAGGCACAGTGGcattttgagctaaatgctaatatcTGCATGAacagctaacatgctaacatttgccaATTAGCTCAACATACTGCTGAGTTGGGacatgtcattagttttgcagataTTGATAGTGCTAGATCAGAGATGAAAGTCCCTACAATTCAGCCTCATGGGACCATGAATATCTGTAGTGCACATTTTGGTAATCCATCCAAAGTaagtcaaaatattttgctCTGAATCACAAAAAGTCAACCTCATGGTAATGCAAAATGAATAGTCACTGGATGAGAGTAATAAGGATTCACTCTCTGAATATCCCCATGAATATCTTTACAGAATGTCGTGGCAATCCATCCAGtatttgttgagatatttcagtctggaccaaaccAAAGGTGGAAAAATCAACTGACAGATATTGAATGTCatacataaattatataaaattgtGGTTCTCAAAGTGTACATTGTATATGTGTTGATGGGGTGCCCATGTGTTTAAAGACTTGCGCACGTACTATACTGTATGTCTGTTGGTATGTAATGTAACATACATATGTTGTCTGCCCCAGGCTCCTGGTCCAGCATGGTGGGGAGTGGTGAGAGCATTGAGAAGCTCGGGGTGGTTCCCTGTGCCATCTCCTGGCTGTACAGCGCCATTGAGCGGCGGAGGGAGAAGACCTGGACTGATCTGACAGTATCGGTGTCTGCTATAGAGCTCTGCTGTGGAGAAGAGGACACGCTGAGGGATCTGCTGGGGGAGGTTGTCCCCTCATTAGGCAGTGTCCAGGACAGCCCAAAAGCCCATATTAAACTCCAGGAGGACCCCGTCTATGGGATACAGGTAGAAGGAAAAATGGGGCTTGTTGAATAAACTGCTGCATCTCTCTCGCTCTaagcacaagcacacacactcacccaaaTGGTTGTTGTAATGAGCCTTTAGAGCCAAATTAAATTCTTATGATGATGTACAGTCTAAATACAGTCTACAGTCTttggaaacaaataaaagactGTCCCAGATCTGGAAACCAGAGAGCCAaggctgcattttttgttgctgacaAGTGACCATTTCTTGGCTGTGTTTTACTGGCAATGAATCAAAGGTTTTAattcttcacacacaaacaagtgttattttacagttgTCTTAGCAGCTCTGAACAAGAACAAAGGACCATAATACTAGAAAACCTGTCAGGTTATTTTCATTGTGGATAAAGCAAATTAATGACTTGTTCATTTTTCAGTAGGAGGTGTCAGTGATATAACAGATACTTTTATAGATATCTTGTTCGGGACATTACATTTTAGGCTTTGTCCTCTAGATGTATTTGGAATTATGTTAACATGTATTTAGATAGTTAGTCAGGATAATAATCTACACTGTATGTGTGAAAATGATTAGATGGCATCAAAAATTACATCTGATTGCATTATGATAGTGCAGCCGTCTCCACCCTCGCACTATTTTCCTATTGTAAGCCAGCTCCTCTCTAGTGTAGATGTGCATTTCTTAATGGATTACTAGGAACatgaaatatattatattaatggAACTGTATTCCAAACATTCCCAAATGGCAgatattttaagaatatttaaagtaatttatttgATGATTCCTATGAGATTCAATGACTGTCCTGTTTCCTCCCTTCAGCTACGTAACCACAATCGGGTGAAGGCCCCCACTGCTGAGCGGGCAGCCTCCCTCTTGGACGCGGCAATTGCAGCACGTCGACACAATGACTTCATAACATACCTGTCCCACAGCTCCATAATGTTCTTCACTCTCCACATCCAGCCCCCACGAACAGAAAGCAGCACCACTGGCAAAGGTTGTAATGAATTATTCAATTACAGCTTGTCCCTGGCGAATTCAGTGTTTCCACATGAATCATTTTCCATGGCTATCCCTAAATTCAATACTGATTTAATGCAGTTGAATATTTATCTTataattcacattttctttaaaacttgcttaactttttttgcatttacacCCATCTCTCTGACTTCCATCCTTAGGTTCACGCGGTGCCACTAAGTTGACCATGATAGATGTGTGTAGTGGTATAAGGGGTATGAGCAAGAACAAACCTCCATATTCTGAGCTGGGCCCTGTTGTCTTGTCTCTACTAAGTGGACATAAAACCATCCCCAACAAGTAAGAGTATTACTCCAAAATATTGGTGTAAACATGCTGGCATGCAGTGCTGCAGAGTGAACTGCATTAATATTTATACAGTGAGCTAAAGTTGATTCTTGCTTTTGGTCTTTTAACTTTGTTTCCAAAAATAGTCcgattttttttgcttgcaaACCTATTTTATACCAGCTTAAAACAAAGAGgctacaataacaacaacacgGAAATTGGTAAATTGATagattaaaatgactgaaacatcCTTTCATTAATGTCTGAACATTTGCACTGTTTTTGCATAGGGGCAGTAAGTTGACTATGCTCCTTCGAGAGGCCTTGGGCCACGTGAACTGTCATACCACAGTGATCGCTCAGGTTGATGATTCATTGGCACATCTTCAAGAGACCCTATCCACCATCCAGCTGGCTTCTCGCATTCGCAGGACACAGAAGAGAACAAAGGTACCGCACatatactgtaacatttttctaCCAATTCACCACCTTTTAATGGCGTCAGTGTTGGTGTTCATTTTATGAAGGAAGTGAGAGTGAGTAGTTCCAGTGCACACCAATGATTAATTAGATGATTTGTGTGTTGAATAGTCCAGGTCTAGAACTAACTCCAGAATTTATCTTTGTCCAACAGCAGTCCTCTTCATGTTCTCCTTGTGGAAGGAGTTTGActaaagagaagagagagcCTCCATCTTTTTCCCTGCGGGCGTTCCACTCCACTGATGAGGTAGATGTCGATGTCCCTCGTTTCCGTTTGCGTGGAGAACTGGATGAGCGCTCCAGCAGTGACCAGTCCTGTGACACAGTCATCCAAATAGACTCGGATGGCTTGGTCCAGTCCAAAGGAGCCTCAAGACTGGCACAACCTGAATTTGTGCCCATCATACCCTCTTTGCATCCTAACAAGGCTGACATGGATGACCCAGAGTTTAGTGCTCTGCTCCAAGAGCTTCTGAGAATTCCTCAGCTgcaaggagagaagaagaacgAGGAAACTGTCCAAGGGAATACTGAAGTGCTGAAAACAGACGTCAAGAAGCCAGGGAAGGACTGTCTTAAATGTGACACATTTGCTGAACTTCAAGAGCGCTTGGGGTGTATTGATGGGCGTGAGGCAACAATTGATGTGCTCCGGTCTACCTTAAAAGGCCGTTCTGTTAACAATGTCCCAGCCAAATCACAACCTCAAAAAGAAACAGGGAAACAGACAGACCCCGGATCAACTGAGAAgccacagacatttttaaatcaggGGTTAGGCTGCAGTCAGACCTCTGTTGCAGAAAAGCAAACAGATGGTGCCTTCCCTGGAGACAGTTTTCAGAGAGAGGATTCAGGCCTGTATGACTGTGAGGAGTGCAGTGGAACCAGTTCCAGCGAAGAACTGCTAAATCAAACTCTCAGTCGTAACATGACCTGTCGATCCGATCAACCTAAAAATGCAACCCTTAAGTCAGAAAATAACCTCAATTCTCAGGATTTTGATGTGGATGCTCAGGGCATGAATGCCACCAATTCCCTTGCACTTAAGCCTACAGGTAAACAGGAGTGTCCTGATGCTGCTGATTGGTTCAAACCAGACAAAAGGACCTCACCAGTTGGCAAGAGCTCCCCCATATCTCCTtcgtcctcctgctcctcttcaaACTCCATGGCTAACAGTGTTATACTTGGTGATGTTTTACCTAATCGCCCTGCAGAGGACATTAAGGAAATGAAAGCCACTATCACAGTAACTGTTCAACAGCCATTGGACCAAAAAGGTCAAGATGAACTTGTCTTCTCAATGGTGGAGGAGGTGACCATCAGTGGAGCACTGGACAGAGGGAGGACAGGTGGAAACATTATTTGTATCAGAGACACCGCTCAATCACAGGCACATGTGCAAGGCTCTGCCAGTTCTCAACCAATCAGGATAATTAGCAATGTCAGTGAAGAAACTGGAGCCACAGGTTCCTCTTATACAAACAAAAGCTCGGCAGTTCAGTCTGTAGTCACAGAGGCTAGCACTGACAAGCCCCAGCATCAATTCAGAAGGGAAAAGAGGTTCTTACCTTCATTTATAAACCCCATGTTGATAAATACAGATGTGGATTGTGAATTGGATGGTGCAAAAGAAAGTCCCCATGGCACTTTTAAAGGAGTCAGGTCGCCGTCAGAGCTCCGACAGAATAATGCCAAATGTCCAGAAGACAGAGAGGCTCTTGAGAAGAGGAGTGGGGCTTTTGTTTCTGAGACAAATCCCAAAAAGTCTAACAAAGTAAACTCACCCTTTAGCCAAAGTTCTTATGGCCCAATGGTCTTGAAAGACTCAGCTTTCTGTTATgaaactgcagaaaacaaaatgtgtggaaagagacagagacattcAGACAAGACTAGAGAAAGGGAGCATGTTTATTCCACTAACACTCCAAAGGGCTCAGAGGGGGGGGGGATCAGTTCCAGACGTGTTGGGAATACCCCCAAGAGAATTGGTATTTCACCTGGTTGCCAGGAAACCGCCCCTGCTACCTTTAAAACAGGTAGTCTGCCTAGAGGCTGGCAACATGCCAACCACCAGGACGGTTACCATGGCACTAACATGGCAGACAACCACAGAGACCCAAGGGGGGTGACATCATCCACCCCGTGTAGCCCAAGAGTAACTCTAGAGAGGCGGCATGGCAGACAGCACTCTCCTGGGAACCACAGCCTCCATGTCTCTTCTCCTCGGAAATATGGATCCGAGTATAAACAGCATGCTAGTAGTGCTCCCAGAAAGGATGTTGA is drawn from Plectropomus leopardus isolate mb chromosome 16, YSFRI_Pleo_2.0, whole genome shotgun sequence and contains these coding sequences:
- the kif26bb gene encoding kinesin-like protein KIF26B, whose product is MSSLTGRGERFPASVRGTHWSSEVQHHCESLGFSASVTGKDCKERPTPEGAGGSRGDPHRNMCQRADAVPSYKSLPGSVGDRIRSTLSFGSGTICRGTMYANPGFGRSDRKVACCEKCSATLVALKKQALTLAVHHHFSCKDSSELSVFLHDNLRVHGRSTHESRDRERDQGECGACGVNLNQLKQEAVHLALSRGQSLAKPPFEHSFSTGTLLGQSETKHGDRAPREAATAVHQPRSRTHSPHSPRSPRTPQRTPQTIRRRGPKLPNPDMDRWVEEQQQLTTSKSTSSTDGVTMYSYHKAADDAALSCGNVGTVQTSSKIPHISRVVTIANTAAMSLLARAAEKLNLTSRKKGQASDPAPAHFSTCFREIIQKNPPPVPSCLLQAATRTKDSPNVGKVKVVLRVSPMRSEGHGHPPALQIDPSKKRVTIMEPVSKSQQHATMTLGRDGKTHLKTVNFDAAFPQESSQAEVCAGVLADVIRCVLSGSDGCVLGLGCADVGSWSSMVGSGESIEKLGVVPCAISWLYSAIERRREKTWTDLTVSVSAIELCCGEEDTLRDLLGEVVPSLGSVQDSPKAHIKLQEDPVYGIQLRNHNRVKAPTAERAASLLDAAIAARRHNDFITYLSHSSIMFFTLHIQPPRTESSTTGKGSRGATKLTMIDVCSGIRGMSKNKPPYSELGPVVLSLLSGHKTIPNKGSKLTMLLREALGHVNCHTTVIAQVDDSLAHLQETLSTIQLASRIRRTQKRTKQSSSCSPCGRSLTKEKREPPSFSLRAFHSTDEVDVDVPRFRLRGELDERSSSDQSCDTVIQIDSDGLVQSKGASRLAQPEFVPIIPSLHPNKADMDDPEFSALLQELLRIPQLQGEKKNEETVQGNTEVLKTDVKKPGKDCLKCDTFAELQERLGCIDGREATIDVLRSTLKGRSVNNVPAKSQPQKETGKQTDPGSTEKPQTFLNQGLGCSQTSVAEKQTDGAFPGDSFQREDSGLYDCEECSGTSSSEELLNQTLSRNMTCRSDQPKNATLKSENNLNSQDFDVDAQGMNATNSLALKPTGKQECPDAADWFKPDKRTSPVGKSSPISPSSSCSSSNSMANSVILGDVLPNRPAEDIKEMKATITVTVQQPLDQKGQDELVFSMVEEVTISGALDRGRTGGNIICIRDTAQSQAHVQGSASSQPIRIISNVSEETGATGSSYTNKSSAVQSVVTEASTDKPQHQFRREKRFLPSFINPMLINTDVDCELDGAKESPHGTFKGVRSPSELRQNNAKCPEDREALEKRSGAFVSETNPKKSNKVNSPFSQSSYGPMVLKDSAFCYETAENKMCGKRQRHSDKTREREHVYSTNTPKGSEGGGISSRRVGNTPKRIGISPGCQETAPATFKTGSLPRGWQHANHQDGYHGTNMADNHRDPRGVTSSTPCSPRVTLERRHGRQHSPGNHSLHVSSPRKYGSEYKQHASSAPRKDVESLFEMPNPRMKHVNMSGRPKSPVEDSSRLFNAKLEQLATRTNSLGRIPRDFPALDRGSSNTSVSSKGSSKGSIEGACKGGYKGNNEGDCTLPRASRSPRKNPRTDQSHHFFISEKPATQSARHTHSKLSAVGKLKMASPKVRRLSAPSIKNLSLPHKGLQQSLNRSASLSPDSKTVSFERTSSFMSSSPPRSFYSISRTPSQSSTCSSTKSAIQGFVNGRFSDLLKERASSPTAGGLDQMTAIPSPYSQVTAPRTPDHLSGHASDTTSVLSGDLPPAMGKTSLNFSNRNSMVSSGYDSMVRDSEATGSDRSSSLLSVARSTRSSRRRGNTGTHQRRLSHDTPLSLRCSTSGLRSGWVDRGIPEAYEIKVYEIDNVQRMQKRAGAGKQGPACFSAKLKFLEHRQQRISEVRAKYSHLRRELEKAKHNLMLEPTKWNQEFDLWQTFEVDSLEHLEALEVVTARLENRLSLCKANVMMVTCFDAGTRRRHKKRRRKAPEHRALKGIRVEL